GCACCTTAAAGTATTATCCCGGTTCACCGTTGATTGCCCGCTTCCTGCTGCGTGAAGAGGACAAGATGGAGCTGACCGAGCTGCACTCCAGCGATTATCCGTTGCTGCGCACCGAGTTCAGCAAAGATTCGCGCGCGCGCGTGGCGCGTGGCGATGGCTACCAGCAGCTGAAAGCCAAGCTGCCGCCGCTGAGCCGTCGCGGTCTGATTCTGATCGATCCGCCATATGAGATGAAAAGCGATTATCAGGATGTGGTGAAAGGCATTCAGGAAGGCCACAAGCGCTTCGCCACCGGCGTGTTCGCGCTGTGGTATCCGGTGGTAATGCGTCAGCAGATCAAGCACATGGTTAAAGATCTGCAGGCCACTAATATCCGCAACATTCTGCAGATTGAGCTGGCGGTACGTCCGGACAGCGATCAGCGCGGCATGACCGCCTCCGGCATGATCGTCATTAATCCGCCGTGGAAGCTCAAAGCGCAGATGGAAGAGCTGCTGCCGTGGCTACATCAGAAGCTGGTGCCAGCCGGCACCGGTCACTTCAGCGTCACGCAGATCGTGCCAGAGTAAGTTCGCTCACGGCGCTGCCAGCCAAATAGGATAATTATCATGTGGATCATTCTGGCTGGCGCGCTCGCTGTGCTGTCGCCCGCCAAACGTTTTTCGGTACTGCTGCTCACGCTGGCCACGATTCTCGGCCTGTTTCAGGATGTGCTGGATTGGCCGGCGATGCTGCTGCTCGGTGCAATAGCCATTATCGCGTGGGTTCGCGTCGAAAACAGCGCGCGCTGGATTCAGCTGGTCAGTGAAGCCGCGCTGGTCGCTATCGCCATTGGCCTGTTTATGCATTTCTTCCCAGGCTTCAAAAATCCGCGCCAGGTTGAAGATGTGCAGGCCGGGCCGCTCAGCCTGCCGTTCAGCTTCTCCTACAACTTCGATAAAGCGCTGATTCCGTTTGTGTTGCTCATCTGCTTGCCGCAGCTGTTTCGCACCAAGGCCGCTCCGCCGCGTTACAAAATTTTGTGGCTGGCGCTGCTGGCTGCGATTCCGCTGCTGCTCTACGTGGCGGTGCAGTTAGGTGGTTTGGCCGTTGAGCCGCACTGGCCGGAGTGGCTGGGCAGTTTTATGCTGGCGAACCTGTTCTTCGTTTCACTGGCGGAAGAAGCGTTCTTTCGCGGCTATCTGCAGCAGCGCCTGCGCCAGCACATCGGCGCCGGGGCGGCACTGCTGCTGACGTCGCTGCTGTTTGGTTTAGCGCATTTTCCCGGCGGGCCGCTGCTGATGATCTTCGCCACGCTGGCCGGGCTGATTTACGGTCTGGCGTGGCACTGGAGTGGACGCCTGTGGGTTGCCACCGGCATGCATTTCATTTTCAACATGACGCACCTGCTGTTCTTCACCTATCCGGCGCTACAGCACTAAACCTCGAACACCGCGAAATCATGTGCCAGCTCGGTCGCAGCAAACACCGACTGGCACTCCGCCAGCAGTTTTTCCCGATCCTTCGATAAATAGCGCGAGCTGAAATGCGTGGCGATCAAGCGCTTAGCGCCTGATTGTTTGGCCACTTCGGCTGCCTGAATCGTGGTTGAGTGACCGCGCCCGTTGGCTTTCTCCTGCAGCGCCGCTTCCAGCGTGGTTTCGTGCACCATCACATCGGCATTGGCGGCCAGCTGCAGCGCAACATCGGTGGGCGCGGTGTCGCCAAATATCGCCAGCACTTTGCCTTTGGTGGCAGGCCCAAGATACTCCGCGCCGTTGATCTCCCGACCATCCTCCAGCTGGATGCGCTTGCCTGCTTTTAAATCCTGATACCACGGACCGCGCGGTACGCCTTCTGCTTTCAAACGCGGCGCATCAAGGAAGCCCGGCTTGTCGTGCTGCTCAATGCGATAGCCAAAGCACTCAATCACATGATTCATCGGCCAGGCGGTAACACGAAACTCGCCATCATCCAGCACCAAACCGGCTTCGATTTCGACAATTTCCAGCGGATAGGAGGTGTAAGAGCCGCTTAAACTGAGCGCCGTCTCGATAAACTGGCGAATACCTGCTGGACCGTAAATGGTCATCGGTTCGGGGATGCCCGCCATCGAACGGCTGGTGAGCAATCCTGGCAGCCCGAAGATGTGGTCGCCATGCAGATGGGTGATGAAGATTTTTTCCAGCTTGCCCGGCTTGAGCGCCGAGCGCATGTATTGATGCTGCGTCGCTTCGCCGCAGTCGAACAGCCAGGTTTCACCGCGTTTCGACAGCGTCAGCGCAATCGCGGTGACATTACGTTGCAGGCTGGGCGCACCGCCGCCGGTGCCGAGAAAAGTCAGTTGCATATTCATTTCCTTTTGACGAGTAGCACCCGTCATAATTCATGTTGCAGGAAGGCGGCAAATTCTTTAGACCCAGGAGCATAGTTCACTATGTGACTGGGGTTAAAGGATGCAGCCAACGCGCCTGCGGCTTGAAGTATGGCGGGTTTCGGGATTCAACCCTATTACATTTATAGGTGCAATCTTTGCGCGCCTCACGCCTCAAGCGTTAAA
The sequence above is drawn from the Pantoea nemavictus genome and encodes:
- a CDS encoding CPBP family intramembrane glutamic endopeptidase; this translates as MWIILAGALAVLSPAKRFSVLLLTLATILGLFQDVLDWPAMLLLGAIAIIAWVRVENSARWIQLVSEAALVAIAIGLFMHFFPGFKNPRQVEDVQAGPLSLPFSFSYNFDKALIPFVLLICLPQLFRTKAAPPRYKILWLALLAAIPLLLYVAVQLGGLAVEPHWPEWLGSFMLANLFFVSLAEEAFFRGYLQQRLRQHIGAGAALLLTSLLFGLAHFPGGPLLMIFATLAGLIYGLAWHWSGRLWVATGMHFIFNMTHLLFFTYPALQH
- the rnz gene encoding ribonuclease Z, whose translation is MQLTFLGTGGGAPSLQRNVTAIALTLSKRGETWLFDCGEATQHQYMRSALKPGKLEKIFITHLHGDHIFGLPGLLTSRSMAGIPEPMTIYGPAGIRQFIETALSLSGSYTSYPLEIVEIEAGLVLDDGEFRVTAWPMNHVIECFGYRIEQHDKPGFLDAPRLKAEGVPRGPWYQDLKAGKRIQLEDGREINGAEYLGPATKGKVLAIFGDTAPTDVALQLAANADVMVHETTLEAALQEKANGRGHSTTIQAAEVAKQSGAKRLIATHFSSRYLSKDREKLLAECQSVFAATELAHDFAVFEV
- a CDS encoding 23S rRNA (adenine(2030)-N(6))-methyltransferase RlmJ, which encodes MLSYRHSFHAGNHADVLKHTVESLILTALMEKEKPFLYLDTHAGAGRYLLSGEHAERTGEYLEGIGRIWQQPDVPELLKPYLSAVRNLNPHGTLKYYPGSPLIARFLLREEDKMELTELHSSDYPLLRTEFSKDSRARVARGDGYQQLKAKLPPLSRRGLILIDPPYEMKSDYQDVVKGIQEGHKRFATGVFALWYPVVMRQQIKHMVKDLQATNIRNILQIELAVRPDSDQRGMTASGMIVINPPWKLKAQMEELLPWLHQKLVPAGTGHFSVTQIVPE